The following proteins are co-located in the Polystyrenella longa genome:
- a CDS encoding outer membrane protein assembly factor BamB family protein — translation MSCRYVMQQCLPLARFICLPLCLLSFLSSSFIVVKAADVTQRGGSGLRNNVSTETGAPTVWDVDAKEGVKWSRELGSITYGGPVVADGQVYVATNNDAAYLEKYPNNIDMGCLLCFSEETGDFLWQLSRPKLEAGDDYDWAHQGICSDPYVEENRLWIVTNRCEVLCLDTAGFSDQKNDGSVTDEVDQDIQSADIIWQLDMLNDLGVQPRNMTTCSITGAGDLIFVSTSNGVADVDSVTEENPVPAPEAPSFLAINKTTGKIVWSDNRPGPNLLQGVWSSPAYAVIDGRAQVIFAAGDGYCYGFDPAGDGDGNSRLLWKFDCNPKSSVWDPFDQEGRNNLIATPVVHDGIVYIAVGQDPEIGDGPGCLWAISPNKQGDVSPTLVVDKNNKPVPPRRIQALDEDAGEKEVPNPNSALVWKYTGEDRDGSGSVDLEEEMSRAIASVTIQDDILVIGCFSGVVHCLDSKTGKPHWSYDMFAHLWGAALIVEDKIYLGDEDGDLAIFELSIDPEVAMAEGEPHEEISMGAAIYTSPVFANGTLYISTANTLFALEK, via the coding sequence ATGTCTTGTCGCTATGTCATGCAACAGTGCCTTCCCCTGGCTCGATTCATTTGTTTGCCACTGTGTCTCCTGTCGTTTTTATCGAGTAGTTTCATTGTCGTGAAAGCGGCCGATGTGACTCAGCGAGGAGGGAGTGGGCTTCGTAATAATGTATCGACGGAAACGGGAGCCCCCACCGTCTGGGACGTGGATGCCAAAGAGGGCGTGAAGTGGTCGCGCGAATTGGGATCGATCACTTATGGAGGGCCAGTAGTGGCGGATGGCCAGGTGTATGTGGCGACGAATAACGATGCTGCTTATCTGGAAAAATACCCCAACAATATCGACATGGGCTGTCTGCTCTGTTTTTCCGAAGAGACCGGTGATTTCCTGTGGCAGCTTTCCCGCCCGAAGTTAGAAGCGGGAGATGACTACGACTGGGCGCACCAGGGAATCTGTTCTGATCCCTACGTCGAAGAGAACCGATTATGGATCGTCACAAATCGTTGTGAAGTTCTCTGTCTGGATACCGCGGGTTTTAGCGATCAGAAGAACGATGGATCGGTTACTGATGAAGTCGATCAAGATATTCAGAGTGCGGATATCATCTGGCAGTTGGACATGCTTAATGATCTAGGAGTACAACCGCGAAACATGACGACTTGTTCGATCACGGGGGCGGGCGATTTGATTTTCGTCAGCACTTCCAATGGCGTTGCCGATGTCGATTCGGTCACCGAAGAAAATCCTGTCCCCGCGCCCGAGGCTCCCAGCTTTCTGGCCATTAACAAAACGACGGGCAAGATTGTCTGGAGCGATAACCGACCGGGGCCCAACTTGTTACAGGGCGTCTGGTCGTCTCCCGCTTATGCTGTCATTGATGGTCGGGCACAGGTGATCTTCGCGGCGGGGGATGGATACTGTTACGGCTTTGATCCTGCGGGAGATGGCGATGGGAACAGCCGGTTGTTGTGGAAGTTCGATTGCAATCCGAAGTCGTCTGTTTGGGATCCGTTTGATCAGGAAGGTCGCAACAATCTGATTGCAACTCCCGTTGTTCATGATGGCATTGTTTATATCGCCGTGGGACAGGATCCGGAAATAGGAGATGGCCCTGGTTGCCTGTGGGCGATCTCGCCGAATAAACAGGGAGATGTCAGCCCAACTTTAGTCGTCGATAAGAACAACAAGCCAGTGCCACCTCGGCGCATTCAGGCATTGGATGAAGATGCGGGTGAGAAGGAAGTTCCCAATCCAAACAGCGCCCTCGTCTGGAAGTACACGGGGGAAGATCGAGATGGCTCAGGTTCAGTTGATCTGGAAGAAGAAATGAGTCGGGCGATTGCGTCCGTTACGATTCAGGACGACATACTAGTGATCGGTTGCTTCTCCGGTGTCGTGCATTGTCTGGATTCTAAAACGGGAAAACCGCATTGGTCGTATGACATGTTCGCTCATCTGTGGGGAGCGGCGTTGATAGTGGAAGACAAAATTTATCTGGGGGACGAAGATGGCGACCTGGCTATATTTGAGTTGTCCATCGATCCGGAAGTCGCCATGGCGGAGGGAGAACCGCATGAAGAAATTAGCATGGGGGCCGCCATTTATACTTCGCCAGTTTTTGCGAACGGAACGTTGTATATTTCGACGGCGAATACGCTGTTTGCACTCGAAAAATAG
- a CDS encoding iron-containing alcohol dehydrogenase encodes MNLVDPTSFDEQVLKPFDYVPLTRVVYGAGTLSQLGDICVELQGQRVLLVTDRGLHSAGHAGRACEILADANLDVVLFEEVQPNPTTEDVDRGLQVARDEKIDLIIGLGGGSSMDCAKGINFLLTNGGRMQNYWGVGKATEPMLPMVAVPTTAGTGSEAQSFALIADAETHMKMACGDKKAACKVAILDPELTTSMPKSVTVVTGIDAISHAVETYVTTKRNIISETFSLRSFQLLVESFPIVLNEPNDLEARGRMLLGAHLAGAAIENSMLGATHALANPLSAHFGTTHGTAIGILLPHVVRFNSTVADYTELVRSIGLQPTSSLEAGELLADHLMDLFRNSDTPQSLSAISFDENLIPQLASEAAAQWTGQFNPRPVSAESLQEIYQCALQD; translated from the coding sequence ATGAACTTAGTGGATCCCACGAGCTTTGATGAACAAGTGCTGAAACCGTTCGATTATGTCCCTCTGACGCGTGTCGTTTACGGAGCGGGTACGCTTTCACAACTGGGAGATATCTGCGTTGAATTACAGGGGCAGCGCGTCCTGCTGGTGACGGACAGAGGCCTGCACTCCGCCGGCCATGCGGGCCGCGCCTGTGAAATTCTTGCCGATGCTAATCTGGACGTGGTGCTGTTTGAAGAGGTGCAGCCTAATCCGACGACCGAAGATGTCGATCGTGGTTTGCAGGTCGCTCGGGACGAGAAGATCGATCTCATCATTGGTTTGGGTGGTGGAAGCAGTATGGACTGCGCTAAAGGGATTAACTTCCTGCTGACTAATGGCGGCCGCATGCAGAATTACTGGGGCGTCGGTAAAGCGACCGAGCCAATGCTGCCGATGGTGGCCGTTCCAACCACGGCGGGAACGGGAAGCGAAGCGCAATCGTTCGCTCTGATCGCCGATGCTGAAACGCATATGAAAATGGCCTGCGGTGACAAAAAAGCGGCCTGCAAAGTCGCGATCCTGGATCCGGAATTGACCACCAGCATGCCTAAGTCCGTGACCGTGGTCACCGGCATCGATGCGATCAGTCATGCTGTGGAGACTTATGTCACCACAAAACGAAACATCATTTCCGAAACATTCAGTTTGCGTTCTTTTCAACTGCTGGTTGAGTCGTTCCCGATTGTTTTAAACGAACCGAACGATCTGGAAGCGCGGGGCCGAATGTTACTAGGAGCCCACTTGGCAGGGGCCGCAATTGAAAACTCAATGTTAGGAGCAACACACGCACTGGCGAATCCTCTGTCGGCTCACTTCGGGACGACTCATGGAACAGCGATTGGGATTCTGCTGCCGCATGTCGTTCGCTTTAACTCGACGGTGGCGGATTACACCGAACTCGTTCGGTCTATTGGTTTGCAACCGACATCGTCGCTGGAAGCGGGAGAACTGCTGGCAGATCATCTGATGGATCTGTTCCGAAACTCGGACACGCCCCAGTCTCTCTCCGCGATTTCATTTGATGAAAATTTAATACCCCAACTCGCCAGCGAAGCCGCAGCGCAGTGGACAGGACAGTTCAATCCTC